From Bacteroidales bacterium:
CGTAATACAAATCGCCGATATTGGAATACCCCAGTCCGTAACAACTATCTTTAGAAATAGCTTTTAAGTAATATTTTTCAGATTTTGGGTAATCTTTCATATCATAATATACATTGGCGATATCCAAATAAGTTCCCTTATAATTAGTATCAATTTCAAGGGCTTTGTAATAACTATCCAAAGCCTCATCATATTTGCTTTCATAATAATAGCAGTTGCCAAGTTCAAGATACGCATCGCTGTTATTGGGATTAAGGGCAACATACCGGTTGAAATAATCTGCTGCAATTACATAATCCTTCAAGTCATACTGATACATATCTGCAATTTTGTACAGAGCCTTATATGCTGTAGAATCCACCTGCAAAGCCCTCAGGTAATATTCTTTGGCTTCTTCATATTTTCCCTGGAGCCTGTAAACACGCCCCAGTTCAATGTATGTCGCAGCATATTTGGGGTCAGATTTCATGGCCTTTTCGTAGAGAGGCATGGCTTCATCAAGCCTGTCCATAGATGAAAAGCACTGCCCTGCATAAAGATAAGCTTGTGCGTAAAGGGTGTCAAGTTCATAAGCTTTCTGATAATAAGAAAGCGCTTCGTTGTATTTATCCTGATTGTAATATAAATTACCAAGATTCACATAAGTGCTTGTATAAGAAGGTCTGAATTGAAGATATTTTTTATAATAGTCTTCGGCATTGGTGTAATCTTCTAACTCATACAGGTAAATTGCAGCTATTTTACTGTAGCCTGTGCAATAAGAAGTGTCAATTTGCGCGGAGCGTTTATAGTAATATATTGCTTTATCAAAAACTTTTTTGGTTTCGTAGGCAAAGCCAAGATTATAAAGCGCCCTGGCAAAACCATCGTTGTATTTGACGACTTCCTGCAGCATTTTTATTGCCACATCGGGTTCATTCATTTTTATATAGCACAGGGCGGCATTGGTTTTATAATCTTTGTCGTCGGGTTTAAACTCAAGGGCTCTATTAAACATTTCCAAGGCTTTCTCATACAATTCCTGGTCGTAATAGCACCATCCCATGCTTGAATATGCACTGGAATATTTAGGTTTAAGAACCAGTGCCTGCTGATGGAAATTTATGGCTTTTTCATATTCCGTTTTGTTATAATAGCTGAGGCCAAGATTATAATAAGGTTCGGGCATATCCACTTTAAACCCTATAGCTTTGTTATAAAAAATTATAGCAGAATCATGTTTGCCTTCCGCCGTATAAATAGTTCCGAGATTATTCCATGCATAAGCCCAGCGTGGTGTCAATTCCAGGGTTTTGCGGTAATATTTTTTCGACATATCGTATTGCTTCAGGTTGCTGTAGGAACCTCCCATAAGGAAATATGCAAAGGCGGCATCGGGCTCCAGTGTAATCACTTCATTGAGTATGCTGAGTATCTTTTGATTGTCGGTTTCATAGAGGCAGGCTTTCAGTAAGAGGTAGCGTGATTTGATGTTCTTATACATGATATAGCTTTCATCAATCATGTTGTAAGCGTATTCCATCTCATAATAGGCTTTGTTCAAGTCAATGCTGTCGGGGATGTCCATACCTGCAAGATAATTATTGATTACTATCTGGGCTTTATCCTGCAAGGCAGCAAGCAAGGTTCTTTTCACGTTAGATATGATTGCTGCCGCATCTTTGTTGTCTTTAAGCCTCTCATATATTGCCCATGCGCTTTCCTGATTCTCTGCAGAATCTATCAAAAGGTTGCGCGAGATGCTAAGCTGGAAACTTTGATACTCTCTTACAACCGACGAGTCAAGTTTTTCCAGTATTTTGTCTTCAAATCCCTTGAATGCCAGCTGGCTCGATGTACCGGTTTCTGTTCCCTGTTCATTGAGCAGAGCCAAAAGAGTTACACTGTCAACATGGGATATCACGGCATTCATATCACCGTTTACACTTGGATTTTGTACAAACTTGGTTTCACGCGGTATGTTCTGCAGGAGATACACCAGCAGTTCAGCCGAAGTAACTTTTTTGTCGTTGTTCATATCCGCCAGCCCTTTCATACCACGAAGCAGGTAATGTGTAAAAACGCCGCCTCCGTTGCCGCCCCATTTTTTATCCTCATATGAAAGCTCTCCCCCCTGCGAAGAGAGGATTTTTGTGATATTCTGCCATTGTTCCTGCAAAGCTTTTGCTGTAAGCTGGGCGCCCTCAACACCTCCGGCAAGTTTTCCCGAACGGCAAGCGTCAGTAACAAGCAACACCTTGCATTTTTTATCGGCAAAAGTGAGCAGGTAATCCTGCAGATAATTGATTCCGATAGTCCCTCCTGTCATATAAGCAGCCACAGGAGCATCGTAAGCGAGCAGAAATCCGTTTTGCCTTACCGTTTTTGTTTCAAGGTCGCCATGGCCCGAAAAATAAAATATAATCTGGTCGCCTTCGTGAACCATCTCGAGCATTTCCTCCAGGGCAGCATAAATACGCCCTGCCGTTGCTTTTTCGTTGAGCAATAAAATCACATTGTTTGAATCAATATTGCCGCCTGCAGGGGATATCAAAAATTTATAGAAAGCATAAGCATCCGTATGGGCATACTGCAATTTCTGAATGTTTTTGTAATTCGAAATACCTACGATGATGGCATGGATGTTTTTGCTTTCGGAACCCGGATTATTCTGAATGCCGGTAATTCCCTTTGATTGGGCCGTAATCATAAGCGGCACCATCAAAACTGCACAAAGCAATATTATTTTTTTCATGTTTGTATTTATTAAATTACCTTTTAATACCACAATAATACTTTCCACAAATTCTGATTATTTCCGGAGAAAGAAAGGCGTTTCACCTTAACATCGTCTTTGTAACCTTCCGGTTGAGTTAGATACAGGTCAACAGTACCAAGAGATGACGACATTCTCAGCGCGGCACCCAGGTCTGCTGCTGTTTTCACACGCCACATTGACTTGTAATTTTCGCTATCGTATCCGGCAGCTTCAATCTTCCAGGTTCCGAAATTTATCTCCTGCCCCCTCAGGCGCGTAGCACCTTTCAATCCCCCACTGTTTTTTTCCTCAGCATAAGGCTCGTACTCATTAAAAGAAATATAAACACCTCCGTCTTTTGCAGACAGTTTAATCCCATTCTTTTCCATGGCATAAAACGATATTTCCTGTAAGCGCTGCGGATTAAGTTCCATAGCTGTAATATCTATAGTCTGCAAATTACTCCCATTTTTAAGTTTTAGTTTCACTATGCTGCCGGGTGTCAGTTTCTCAAATTCACCCAGGGCTTCTTCATTGTTTCTTACAACAACACCATTAATATCAATTATTTTATAACCAATCTTATCTTTCAGCACTTTCTCTGCAGGCGAGCCGGGAATAACACCGCTTATTACCGGGAGGCTGTCAGAAAGCTCCCAGCCGTCTTTGGTAACTGTAGAATATTTATTGTATTGATATTTCTGCGAAAGCTCAATGCCAATGTACGCTCTCACTACCCTGCCATTATTGCTTATAATATTTTCAATAATTCTTTTGCTGATAACACCTTCGAGTGCGAAATTAATCTGAGGCTGCCAGATAGACTGTCCGTTCATATCTGCGAAAGCAATCTGTGAGTTGATGCCGACAACCTGCCCTTTTTCATTTACCAGCGGGCCGCCGCTGTTACCCCATATCACGGTGGCGGTACTTTGCAGAAAGCCAAACTTGCCTGTTAGCCCGCTGCGTATCCTGTTTTTTGCACTGATAATGCCGTCTGAAACCGAATAAGGATATTCGCCCAACGGGTTGCCAAGGGCAAACACTTTTTCTCCAATTCTTGGGTTTTTTGCAGAAAAATAGACAGTACTAACCTCAGTTCCCGGAGGTGTGATAAACTCAAGAACAGCGATGTCATAAAAAGAATCACCACCTACAACCTTCGCTTCGTACTTTTTGCGGTTAATGGAATATATATAAATACTGCCTGCCAGTTCTGAAGCGTTTTCAATAACATGTGCATTTGTGATAACATATTTTTTTCCGTTTTTTTCAATGATAAAACCCGAGCCGGAGCCTTTGGAATTACTTAAATCTAAAATTTTTTCATAAGCTGTTTCAGCTTCGCTTCCACGAAAGCCGAGCAACTGTTTTGTATCTTCTGTCCTCTCAACGGAAACGGTAACTACCGAAGACAATACATTTTCCAGTATATCCGATAATGTCGGCTGGGTTTGAGATATCGCCTGAGTAAAACTAAATAATAATACAACGGCCAATAATAAAGTTTTTTTCATAATGACAAATTTTTCGATGAATGAATTATTTTTCTTTACTTCTTATCAATAATTTTTGCACCGACCAGTTCAGCGGCGTGGTATTTTGCGCAACGCCTCTGGAGCCGGTTCCCACAGAGTTTAATAAATTGTCCAGACCGAAGCCTCCTCTCGTTCCTTTATTACTGACAACCCCTTCACTGTTAAATGCCTGAAAGTTGTTAATGGCTTCATCGGAAGTTACAAGAAAATAACTGTCAATTCCGAAGGGAGGGCCTATGGTAAATGTTATCTGCCCCAGCGGAATTTCTTCTTCATA
This genomic window contains:
- a CDS encoding tetratricopeptide repeat protein; translated protein: MKKIILLCAVLMVPLMITAQSKGITGIQNNPGSESKNIHAIIVGISNYKNIQKLQYAHTDAYAFYKFLISPAGGNIDSNNVILLLNEKATAGRIYAALEEMLEMVHEGDQIIFYFSGHGDLETKTVRQNGFLLAYDAPVAAYMTGGTIGINYLQDYLLTFADKKCKVLLVTDACRSGKLAGGVEGAQLTAKALQEQWQNITKILSSQGGELSYEDKKWGGNGGGVFTHYLLRGMKGLADMNNDKKVTSAELLVYLLQNIPRETKFVQNPSVNGDMNAVISHVDSVTLLALLNEQGTETGTSSQLAFKGFEDKILEKLDSSVVREYQSFQLSISRNLLIDSAENQESAWAIYERLKDNKDAAAIISNVKRTLLAALQDKAQIVINNYLAGMDIPDSIDLNKAYYEMEYAYNMIDESYIMYKNIKSRYLLLKACLYETDNQKILSILNEVITLEPDAAFAYFLMGGSYSNLKQYDMSKKYYRKTLELTPRWAYAWNNLGTIYTAEGKHDSAIIFYNKAIGFKVDMPEPYYNLGLSYYNKTEYEKAINFHQQALVLKPKYSSAYSSMGWCYYDQELYEKALEMFNRALEFKPDDKDYKTNAALCYIKMNEPDVAIKMLQEVVKYNDGFARALYNLGFAYETKKVFDKAIYYYKRSAQIDTSYCTGYSKIAAIYLYELEDYTNAEDYYKKYLQFRPSYTSTYVNLGNLYYNQDKYNEALSYYQKAYELDTLYAQAYLYAGQCFSSMDRLDEAMPLYEKAMKSDPKYAATYIELGRVYRLQGKYEEAKEYYLRALQVDSTAYKALYKIADMYQYDLKDYVIAADYFNRYVALNPNNSDAYLELGNCYYYESKYDEALDSYYKALEIDTNYKGTYLDIANVYYDMKDYPKSEKYYLKAISKDSCYGLGYSNIGDLYYDMGQYKDAISSYENAMRCDNKYEYRTYTIGMLYANELKDYEKAKLYYERYITYAPDRYLGYQGLGYVYLKTGKNKKAEQYFITSIQKEPEEPWVYYNMACFYSLGNDHVNSLDYLEKALQKGFDNFDHIGTDTDMDNIRNLQGFKFLIEKYSKQK
- a CDS encoding S1C family serine protease yields the protein MKKTLLLAVVLLFSFTQAISQTQPTLSDILENVLSSVVTVSVERTEDTKQLLGFRGSEAETAYEKILDLSNSKGSGSGFIIEKNGKKYVITNAHVIENASELAGSIYIYSINRKKYEAKVVGGDSFYDIAVLEFITPPGTEVSTVYFSAKNPRIGEKVFALGNPLGEYPYSVSDGIISAKNRIRSGLTGKFGFLQSTATVIWGNSGGPLVNEKGQVVGINSQIAFADMNGQSIWQPQINFALEGVISKRIIENIISNNGRVVRAYIGIELSQKYQYNKYSTVTKDGWELSDSLPVISGVIPGSPAEKVLKDKIGYKIIDINGVVVRNNEEALGEFEKLTPGSIVKLKLKNGSNLQTIDITAMELNPQRLQEISFYAMEKNGIKLSAKDGGVYISFNEYEPYAEEKNSGGLKGATRLRGQEINFGTWKIEAAGYDSENYKSMWRVKTAADLGAALRMSSSLGTVDLYLTQPEGYKDDVKVKRLSFSGNNQNLWKVLLWY